One window from the genome of Hyphomonas neptunium ATCC 15444 encodes:
- the mtnP gene encoding S-methyl-5'-thioadenosine phosphorylase, with protein sequence MSGWKLGIIGGSGLYALDGLEDRREHTVETPWGPPSDALVSGRIGEVELVFLPRHGKGHRLTPTDVPYRANIAALKMAGVTDVLSISACGSLQEQYAPGEVVAADQFIDRTVSREKTFFGAGLVGHVSMAEPVCARLSALAANAMEAVGGKVHRGGTYLAMEGPQFSSLAESRLYRQWGCDVIGMTNMPEAKLAREAELPYATLAMVTDYDCWRADTDAVTVTNVLEIMAQNTALARRAILQLAHSLNGTPRTLSPQGIETCLDFALITAPDLRDPVMIDKLRAIAGRALGV encoded by the coding sequence ATGAGCGGCTGGAAACTCGGGATCATCGGCGGCTCCGGCCTCTACGCGCTGGACGGTCTGGAAGACCGGCGCGAGCATACCGTTGAAACCCCTTGGGGGCCCCCGTCTGATGCCCTCGTCTCCGGCCGCATCGGCGAGGTCGAGCTTGTCTTCCTCCCCCGTCACGGCAAGGGCCACCGCCTCACGCCCACCGACGTGCCCTACCGCGCCAATATCGCCGCCCTGAAAATGGCCGGCGTCACCGATGTCCTCTCCATCTCCGCCTGCGGCTCGCTGCAGGAGCAGTATGCCCCCGGCGAGGTCGTCGCCGCTGACCAGTTCATCGACCGGACCGTCAGCCGCGAGAAAACCTTCTTCGGCGCCGGGCTCGTCGGCCATGTCTCGATGGCTGAGCCCGTCTGCGCCCGGCTCTCGGCCCTCGCGGCCAATGCGATGGAAGCGGTCGGCGGCAAGGTCCACCGCGGCGGAACCTATCTCGCGATGGAAGGCCCGCAATTCTCGTCGCTCGCCGAAAGCCGCCTCTACCGCCAATGGGGCTGCGATGTGATCGGCATGACCAACATGCCCGAAGCCAAGCTCGCCCGCGAGGCAGAGCTGCCCTACGCCACCCTCGCCATGGTCACCGATTATGACTGCTGGCGCGCCGACACGGACGCGGTCACGGTCACCAATGTGCTCGAAATCATGGCGCAGAACACCGCGCTTGCCCGCCGCGCCATCCTCCAGCTCGCCCACAGCCTGAACGGTACGCCGCGTACACTCTCGCCGCAGGGCATTGAAACCTGTCTGGATTTTGCCCTGATTACGGCGCCAGACCTACGCGATCCTGTCATGATTGATAAGCTGCGGGCGATTGCAGGGCGCGCGCTCGGCGTTTAG
- a CDS encoding YybH family protein, with amino-acid sequence MMKQTLRVPTRLAAAVTGAAFLFLAACATSGVSPAAETAEEAAILSLLEAQDVAWNDGDIEGFMAGYWKSPDLRFASGGNITRGWDQTLARYKARYGTGAEMGTLTTSDHEIDILSADAAIAHGKWQLDWQGKQPWGLYTLILRKVEGDWLIVSDTTTAAE; translated from the coding sequence ATGATGAAACAGACCCTCCGCGTACCAACTAGGTTGGCCGCTGCCGTCACCGGCGCCGCCTTTCTGTTCCTCGCCGCCTGCGCCACGTCCGGCGTCAGCCCGGCGGCCGAGACGGCCGAGGAAGCCGCCATCCTCAGCCTGCTCGAAGCCCAGGATGTCGCCTGGAATGACGGCGACATCGAAGGCTTCATGGCGGGCTACTGGAAGTCACCGGATCTGCGCTTTGCCTCGGGCGGCAACATCACCCGCGGCTGGGACCAGACGCTGGCGCGCTACAAGGCCCGCTACGGCACCGGCGCCGAAATGGGCACTCTGACGACCTCCGATCACGAGATCGACATCCTCTCGGCCGACGCCGCCATCGCCCATGGCAAATGGCAGCTCGACTGGCAGGGCAAACAGCCCTGGGGCCTCTACACTCTTATCCTGCGCAAGGTTGAGGGCGACTGGCTGATTGTGTCTGACACCACCACCGCCGCCGAATAA